A DNA window from Halomonas zincidurans B6 contains the following coding sequences:
- a CDS encoding acetyl-CoA sensor PanZ family protein, whose product MPVTLERLDHARWTADAEAGAELSRIYQDASPELLPVPAEAFVRGHLESGGEFYCARFNGRLLAAVGLRREPGAWWLSHFCVREATRRRGVGSRLMALVAAAAGDAALRIETDQLPLESQLLLVRLGYRLEENGAYFEFMIPASGGSQ is encoded by the coding sequence ATGCCAGTCACCCTGGAACGACTCGATCATGCCCGCTGGACGGCGGACGCCGAGGCTGGCGCGGAGCTGTCGCGCATCTATCAGGATGCCTCGCCGGAGCTGCTGCCGGTGCCCGCCGAGGCGTTCGTGCGCGGGCATCTCGAGAGCGGCGGCGAATTCTACTGCGCGCGCTTCAACGGCCGTCTGCTAGCGGCGGTCGGCCTGCGCCGCGAGCCGGGCGCCTGGTGGTTGTCGCATTTCTGCGTTCGCGAGGCGACGCGCCGCCGCGGTGTCGGCTCGCGGCTGATGGCGCTGGTCGCCGCGGCGGCCGGCGACGCCGCGTTACGTATCGAGACCGACCAGCTGCCGCTGGAAAGCCAGCTGCTGCTGGTACGGCTGGGTTACCGGCTCGAAGAGAACGGTGCCTATTTCGAGTTCATGATCCCTGCTTCTGGAGGAAGCCAATGA